The following proteins are encoded in a genomic region of Amycolatopsis sulphurea:
- a CDS encoding TrmH family RNA methyltransferase — MAELIFTDDRKHPGLDDFRDLSTADRRPDRPGGRGLVIAEGTVVVGRLLASRYPVRALLGVERRIRELEDDLAPLAVPAYVTSAETMADVVGFHLNRGVLAVADRPSPPGVAEVVEHAEVLAVLEGVGDHENLGALFRNAAALGVDGVLLGPGCSDPLYRRSVRVSMGHVLRVPFATFDSWPGGLKVLRDHGFRVAALTPRPESVPLRGLRSKAPGPIALMLGAEGPGLSEEAIAAADLAVRVEMVSGVDSLNVATAAAVAFHEVTTG; from the coding sequence GTGGCTGAACTGATCTTCACCGACGACCGCAAGCATCCGGGGCTGGACGATTTCCGCGACCTGTCCACAGCGGACCGACGCCCGGACCGCCCCGGCGGACGGGGCCTGGTGATTGCCGAGGGCACGGTCGTGGTCGGCAGGCTGCTCGCGTCGCGCTACCCGGTGCGGGCGCTGCTCGGCGTCGAACGCCGGATCCGGGAGCTGGAAGACGATCTTGCCCCGCTGGCCGTGCCGGCGTACGTGACCTCCGCGGAGACGATGGCCGACGTGGTGGGCTTCCATCTCAACCGCGGGGTGCTCGCGGTGGCGGACCGGCCGTCGCCGCCCGGGGTGGCCGAAGTCGTGGAGCACGCGGAAGTGCTTGCTGTGCTGGAAGGTGTGGGCGATCACGAGAACCTCGGCGCGCTCTTCCGCAACGCGGCCGCGCTCGGCGTGGACGGGGTGCTGCTCGGCCCCGGCTGTTCCGATCCGCTCTACCGGCGCAGCGTGCGCGTCTCGATGGGGCACGTGCTGCGCGTGCCGTTCGCGACCTTCGACAGCTGGCCCGGCGGGCTGAAGGTACTGCGCGATCATGGTTTCCGGGTGGCCGCGCTCACCCCTCGGCCGGAGTCGGTGCCACTGCGCGGCCTGCGGTCGAAGGCGCCCGGCCCGATCGCGTTGATGCTCGGCGCGGAGGGACCGGGCCTGAGCGAGGAGGCGATCGCGGCGGCCGATCTCGCCGTGCGGGTCGAGATGGTGTCCGGGGTCGATTCGCTGAACGTGGCCACCGCGGCGGCCGTAGCCTTCCACGAGGTGACCACGGGCTGA
- a CDS encoding DUF2537 domain-containing protein, with the protein MELRIRGDRAVLAGPGGADLREIDPGRLAIGADLAQALHEWARVASAVARAEPGMDAARAVVTQRGRQLAARLAAVLGTPVRFADPVTGAEIVVEPPPRPPMVRRPPRRREPTPWFTGLTVSLFSAVVVVVGMLALAGTLARETNGWLATVAALVVTAGVAPSLWLGRRVLILRWAVFGAAGGLVLAWAGVLATVL; encoded by the coding sequence ATGGAGCTGCGGATCCGGGGCGATCGCGCGGTGCTCGCCGGGCCTGGCGGGGCAGACCTCCGGGAGATCGATCCGGGGCGGCTCGCGATCGGTGCCGATCTTGCGCAGGCGCTGCACGAGTGGGCGCGGGTCGCGTCCGCGGTGGCCCGGGCCGAGCCGGGGATGGACGCCGCCCGCGCGGTGGTCACCCAGCGCGGGCGTCAGCTCGCCGCGCGGCTGGCCGCGGTACTGGGCACCCCGGTGCGGTTCGCCGATCCGGTGACCGGGGCCGAGATCGTGGTCGAGCCGCCACCCCGTCCGCCGATGGTGCGCCGCCCTCCCCGTCGCCGCGAGCCGACGCCGTGGTTCACCGGGCTGACGGTCTCGTTGTTCTCCGCGGTCGTGGTCGTGGTCGGCATGCTCGCGCTCGCCGGCACGCTCGCCCGTGAGACGAACGGCTGGCTCGCCACCGTGGCCGCGCTCGTGGTGACCGCTGGTGTCGCGCCCTCGCTGTGGCTCGGCCGTCGCGTGCTGATCCTGCGCTGGGCCGTGTTCGGCGCGGCCGGCGGGCTCGTGCTGGCCTGGGCCGGGGTGCTGGCGACGGTGCTCTGA
- a CDS encoding MmcQ/YjbR family DNA-binding protein → MAPLDELRALCLALPEATERLSHGEPTWFVRDRKTFVMFADRHHDDRLAFWCPAPPGAQEELVRTEPDRFFRPPYVGHRGWLGVRLDVDVDWTEVASIVREAYRQVAPKSLAALVDG, encoded by the coding sequence ATGGCACCGTTGGACGAACTACGCGCCCTCTGCCTCGCGCTGCCCGAGGCCACCGAACGGCTCAGCCACGGCGAGCCGACCTGGTTCGTGCGGGACCGCAAGACGTTCGTGATGTTCGCCGACCGGCATCACGACGACCGGCTCGCGTTCTGGTGCCCGGCACCGCCCGGGGCGCAGGAGGAGCTGGTGCGCACCGAGCCGGACCGGTTCTTCCGCCCGCCTTATGTGGGCCACCGCGGCTGGCTCGGCGTGCGCCTCGACGTGGACGTCGACTGGACCGAGGTGGCCTCGATCGTGCGCGAGGCCTACCGCCAGGTGGCGCCGAAATCGCTGGCCGCCCTCGTGGACGGCTGA
- the sepH gene encoding septation protein SepH, which produces MRALRVVGLHEDGKSIVLEDPASRTRFLLPADERLRAAARGDIARLGQIEIELESQMRPREIQARIRAGESVDQVASSAGVSVQRVERFAYPVLLERSRTAELAQSAHPVREDGPDVQTLGEVIAYAFGVRGHDYNQAQWDAWRGDDGKWVVVLRWKAGRSDNRAHWSFSPGAHGGTVHALDENAEVLLNPNSYRPPRTVRALEPAREAVVQPTLDSTEEVLAIEAPEKPGGEADTRELPRVPSDEDGAEQPPVKPKKNHPIVPSWEDVLLGVRTQRG; this is translated from the coding sequence ATGCGGGCACTGCGGGTGGTCGGGCTGCACGAGGACGGGAAGTCCATCGTGCTCGAAGACCCGGCGAGCCGGACCCGCTTCCTGCTCCCCGCGGACGAGCGGCTACGGGCAGCGGCAAGGGGGGACATCGCCCGGCTGGGCCAGATCGAGATCGAGTTGGAGAGCCAGATGCGGCCACGCGAGATCCAGGCGCGAATCCGCGCCGGCGAGTCCGTCGACCAGGTCGCGAGCAGTGCGGGTGTGTCGGTGCAGCGGGTGGAGCGGTTCGCCTATCCGGTACTGCTGGAGCGCTCGCGTACCGCGGAGCTGGCCCAGAGCGCGCACCCGGTCCGCGAGGACGGCCCGGACGTGCAGACGCTCGGCGAGGTCATCGCCTACGCCTTCGGTGTGCGCGGGCACGACTACAACCAGGCCCAGTGGGACGCCTGGCGCGGCGACGACGGCAAGTGGGTCGTGGTGCTGCGCTGGAAGGCCGGGCGGTCGGACAACCGGGCGCACTGGTCGTTTTCCCCCGGCGCGCACGGCGGCACCGTGCACGCGCTCGACGAGAACGCCGAAGTCCTGCTCAACCCCAACTCCTACCGGCCGCCACGCACCGTGCGCGCGCTGGAGCCCGCTCGCGAGGCCGTAGTGCAGCCGACTCTCGATTCGACCGAGGAAGTACTGGCCATCGAGGCCCCCGAAAAGCCGGGCGGGGAAGCCGACACGCGCGAACTCCCGCGTGTGCCAAGCGACGAGGACGGCGCCGAGCAGCCGCCGGTCAAGCCGAAGAAGAACCATCCGATCGTGCCGTCCTGGGAGGACGTGCTGCTCGGGGTCCGCACCCAGCGCGGCTGA
- the serC gene encoding phosphoserine transaminase — protein MTDAELTIPADLKPADGRFGCGPSKVREEQLVRLAESGSTYLGTSHRQKPVKSLVGRVRTGLSELFSLPEGYEVILGNGGTTAFWDAAAFGLVREQAQHFTYGEFSAKFATVTNKAPFLKDSVVVKADPGSAPEIAYQAGADLVGWAHNETSTGVAVPVRRPAGSEGALVAIDATSGAGGLPVKAEDFDVYYFAPQKSFAADGGLWIALASPAAIERIGEVGGGDRWIPEFLSLTTALDNSRKDQTYNTPAVATLFLLAEQIEWMNGQGGLAWTTARTKESSGRLYEWAEKTSYTTPFVTDPALRSQVVGTVDFTDEVDAAAVAKVLRANGIVDTEPYRKLGRNQLRIGLFPAIDPDDITQLTRCIEYVVEQQS, from the coding sequence ATGACCGACGCCGAGTTGACCATTCCCGCAGACCTCAAGCCGGCCGACGGCCGCTTCGGCTGCGGACCCTCGAAGGTCCGCGAAGAGCAGCTCGTCCGGCTTGCCGAATCCGGTTCCACCTATCTGGGCACCTCGCACCGGCAGAAGCCGGTCAAGTCACTGGTCGGCCGTGTGCGGACCGGATTGTCCGAACTGTTCTCGCTGCCCGAGGGATACGAGGTGATCCTCGGTAACGGCGGGACCACCGCGTTCTGGGACGCGGCCGCCTTCGGGCTGGTGCGCGAGCAGGCGCAGCACTTCACCTACGGTGAATTCTCCGCGAAGTTCGCGACCGTGACGAACAAGGCGCCGTTCCTCAAGGACTCCGTCGTGGTCAAGGCCGACCCGGGCAGCGCGCCGGAGATCGCCTACCAGGCCGGGGCGGACCTGGTCGGCTGGGCGCACAACGAGACCTCCACCGGCGTCGCGGTGCCGGTCCGCCGCCCGGCGGGCAGCGAGGGCGCGCTGGTCGCGATCGACGCCACCTCGGGTGCCGGCGGCCTGCCGGTCAAGGCCGAGGACTTCGACGTCTACTACTTCGCGCCGCAGAAGTCGTTCGCCGCCGACGGCGGGCTGTGGATCGCGCTCGCCTCGCCCGCGGCGATCGAGCGGATCGGCGAGGTCGGCGGCGGGGACCGCTGGATCCCCGAGTTCCTCTCGCTCACCACCGCGCTGGACAACTCGCGCAAGGACCAGACCTACAACACCCCGGCGGTGGCCACGCTCTTCCTGCTCGCCGAGCAGATCGAGTGGATGAACGGCCAGGGCGGGCTCGCCTGGACCACGGCGCGCACCAAGGAATCCTCGGGCCGGCTCTACGAATGGGCCGAGAAGACCTCCTACACCACCCCGTTCGTCACCGACCCGGCGCTGCGCTCGCAGGTCGTGGGCACCGTGGACTTCACCGACGAGGTGGACGCCGCCGCGGTGGCGAAGGTGTTGCGCGCCAACGGGATCGTGGACACCGAGCCGTACCGCAAGCTGGGCCGCAACCAGCTGCGCATCGGCCTGTTCCCGGCCATCGACCCGGACGACATCACCCAGCTCACCCGCTGCATCGAATACGTCGTCGAGCAGCAGTCCTGA